From the Juglans microcarpa x Juglans regia isolate MS1-56 chromosome 7D, Jm3101_v1.0, whole genome shotgun sequence genome, the window GCAATGTTTCTAGGCTTGCCTGTAGTTGTTGAAATAATTAGTGactaaagaaagtaaaaataaaaacagtacAAGCAGCATTTCCCTTGTTACCTCATGTAAAAGCTCGGCAAATGTTCTTGGGGCTTTCCTAGCATTCTCAAGTGCTTTTGCCTGTCTGGTTTTACGTTTTGTGCCCTTGGACTGCCTCTTGTGCATATAAACTGTGAGAAGCagtcaccaaaaaataaaaacagagagagagagagagagagaaaatcatTTCAGCTAAAAAATGGGGAGGTAACTTTACACAAGTATCTTCCAGTGCCACCCTAGCAACGAGCAACCTCCCTTATAAAGATATACCAAATGTGACCATTAAATCCCACAGACCAATCCTCCATAATTGAGTACATGAGAGGATCAACTTCAATGATGAGAGAGGGTGGGTGGTATCTTATTCTTCTACTTTTTTGGAATCTAGATGGTTTCCATACAGGACTTCTGTTTCATGGATGTAGGTATATGCTCCATGTAGCATATAGAGAAATGGAAACCTATTCACTCCCCCAATTAAAGTTAAAGAGcattgaaaagagaaaaaaaaaaatgaacagaaaggaagaaagaaaaaaaattgaagaaccaATATGAATTAGACCTTGATCTTCATCATCAAGAGAAGTATCATCATCTTCGTTAATTTCAATTGTCTCCAATCCCGCATTGTCATTTTCTAGTGCTTCAAGGCGAGCAAGAGCAGCCTAAGAAAGAATTTCTAAGACTTCACAATCCACATTGAAGGAAGCTAACAAATCTACTATTTCATCAACAGTGCCAAGTAAAGAAACCACAAAACCAAAAACTGATTGTCAAATAAACGGATTGGGCATACCTGAGCGCGATTGTCACTATTCGCTAGGGCAGCAACCATTCTAGGAGCAACCTTACGTGTTCGGCTCGACATGCGTCGAAATGGGCTGGAATTGTCTTCATCCATTGCTGCAAATGTATAGCTAATTAAGATAAAGCAATCATTGACAACATTAGACACTATGTATGCTGTATGTAAGCCTTGAATACTATATGataaagtaaaatttttctattgggtaacccacttttgaacttatcagcACTAGcattaggtaaaaaaaaaccTTGCTTGAAGGAGTTGCCACTTGACTCCAAAATCAAAGGCACAATCACTTGGAGATTTTAATTCAGTGTCTCTCGTATTGAAGCGAAAATATGGGTCGTCTCCAAAACGGCTGAGAGATACGCAAACAAAAAATTGATACAGACATGAATAGGAAGACTTGGAGAGCAAAGCTCTGAGTCTCCACTTTTCCACAAGATCAGATCACGTCTTAGACCCAATTCAGACCTACTgattatttgagatttaaaagcGAGCCCGAAAAAGAAAACGAGAAAGCGGAGATCAATCCAACAAAGAAAGCAGAACTTCAAAATTCACCCAAATATGAATTAGATAAAAATCAAAGcgaggaaaaagaaaaccaaaaagcaCCATGAACATGGGGAAGAGAGGAACTAACCTGGAAACACGTCGAGGACAAGGAACAGAGCGGCGGGAGGACGGTGGTGCGGGGCTACTTCGTTGTCGTTCAGAAATCTGTAGTCGGAACCAGAGAGAGAAGCAAAACGGTGACGTTGTGAACGAAACGTTTTGGGCAACGAGCACGGCTATACATCAGCCGCACTCTCCGCACAccctatatgtttttttttttttttttttttttatcctcccTCGATACGGTGTGCTGCAGTTACAGCagctgatgtaaataatttgacAAAACTTCTCGCTCACACACGGTAAACCACAATTTCCGTATCAGTAAGGATTATAATTGGTTGCATAGGTAGGTGAATTTTGTTACGTAGAAGCAAATTTGTATACtaatatgtattaatattattatctttatattttaaatttaaattaatattattttaaataaaatttattttctgattaattatatttaatgagtgTATGTATTAGTACGtaaaatcgcttacaattagattttctATAAAAACACACTAGAATTATAAGTTTTGCTTATGATAatccattaaaaatatgattttttgttaatataaaacaaatttttgttatataaatgtttaatatttatgaataaaaaatagaaaatcaaggTCCACAGGGGACTTATAGAAACGAAATGGTAAGGaatatgataaataatgatGTTTGGGTTATAAGAAAATAGAAATGCTTAActgtaaatagattttataaaaataaatttataaattgacgtagtttAATGTAATACATccgattataaaattactttattgtaaagtaaatctaatgtatcacataaaactatatcagtttatgaatttacttttatgaaaatctCTTCATAGCAATACTACTTCTAATTCAACTCAATGTTCTATCAtttctaaaaaagaaatcaatgtCCATCATATATAATTGGCTAAATAAAAAtccagccaaaaaaaaaaaacgaagacAACTGAAGGAAAATTAAAGATCTTCAAAGCATGGTAAATGTTATgctatttaactttttaaatattaggATTTAAAGGAATATAGCCTTGTAATTCACCTTATAAAAGTTCAGAAGATCCTGGTGTTGTCCAACagctttttcttattatataagtTCTGAGAAACGCTTCAGAACAATCGGACTTCTAATAAGAGAATAGCAGCCCTCCATTCAGACATCAACAcgtagaaaaaaatacaataaactcCTTAGACTTCACTACACAAAATCACAATAGACAAAACACCCTCCCACTTTGTGTGGCTCCAGACCAAAGACTAGACATGGGTTTGCTTCTTTTCATTCcattcatgattttcaatttttgaatcTAGAACGAATTCATTTGGTA encodes:
- the LOC121239003 gene encoding SWR1 complex subunit 6; amino-acid sequence: MDEDNSSPFRRMSSRTRKVAPRMVAALANSDNRAQAALARLEALENDNAGLETIEINEDDDTSLDDEDQVYMHKRQSKGTKRKTRQAKALENARKAPRTFAELLHEASLETLPSHVPSYLKAAVGPPSSTSRRHFCTVCGYAASYTCVKCGMRFCSCRCQNIHNDTRCLKFVA